In the Fusarium oxysporum f. sp. lycopersici 4287 chromosome 9, whole genome shotgun sequence genome, one interval contains:
- a CDS encoding hypothetical protein (At least one base has a quality score < 10) produces MKTHYGESSRKVGVALKQTGLRLETMKSNKFVDVLVASSDEPRKSTLWNTLQTGTLLKETHGNPNQICPEASKMLKRIPNQAIPMFQLSCTQTPCKPK; encoded by the exons ATGAAGACGCACTATGGAGAGTCATCGCGGAAAGTGGGAGTAGCGTTGAAACAAACTGGTTTACGGCTGGAGACGATGAAGTCTAATAAGTTTGTGGATGTCCTCGTGGCTTCAAGTGATGAGCCTAGAAAGTCAACGTTGTGGAACACTTTGCAGACTGGAACATTACTCAAGGAG ACTCATGGCAATCCAAATCAAATATGCCCTGAAGCTTCCAAAATGCTGAAGCGAATTCCAAATCAAGCAATTCCTATGTTCCAGTTATCCTGCACCCAAACACCCTGCAAACCAAAGTAA
- a CDS encoding homoserine O-acetyltransferase, translated as MFVLEWAYFGKDYIRCIVPIATSSRHSAWGISWGEAQRQSIYADPKYDDGYYSFDDPPSTGLGAARMSALLTYRSRNSFESRFGRNIPDPSKVQTIGGRPRPSTPSEAHFHIHNDGHVVKRTSISRQNSTTDAASSAESPALPDSVADPQFHGPTNSSLTGGEMPQSHYFSAQSYLRYQGRKFVTRFDSNCYIAMTRKLDTHDVSRNRADTIADALAMIQQPTLVLGIESDGLFTFAEQEEIAQHVPNARLERIESPEGHDAFLLQFEQVNNYVLSFFKEVLPDIMFKDGEAPEEASVGQITKSSTFGEAEVEDITAW; from the coding sequence ATGTTTGTGCTTGAGTGGGCATACTTTGGCAAGGACTATATCCGATGCATCGTCCCTATCGCGACCTCAAGCAGACACAGCGCCTGGGGTATCAGCTGGGGTGAGGCTCAACGACAGAGCATCTACGCCGACCCCAAGTACGACGATGGATATTATTCCTTCGATGACCCCCCTTCCACTGGTCTGGGTGCGGCTCGTATGTCTGCTCTGCTCACATATCGAAGTCGTAACTCTTTCGAGTCCAGATTTGGACGCAACATCCCTGACCCATCCAAGGTCCAAACCATTGGAGGTCGACCTCGCCCCTCAACTCCCTCAGAGGCACACTTCCATATTCACAACGATGGCCATGTTGTAAAGCGTACATCGATATCTCGTCAGAACAGCACAACTGATGCAGCCTCAAGTGCTGAGTCACCTGCTCTGCCCGACAGCGTGGCGGATCCCCAATTCCATGGACCTACCAATAGCAGTCTCACTGGAGGAGAGATGCCTCAGTCACACTATTTCTCTGCCCAGTCGTATCTACGATACCAGGGACGTAAGTTCGTTACGCGATTCGACAGCAACTGCTACATTGCCATGACTCGTAAGTTGGACACGCATGACGTGTCACGCAACCGAGCAGACACCATTGCAGATGCACTAGCTATGATCCAACAACCCACGCTTGTTTTGGGAATTGAGAGCGATGGCCTCTTCACTTTTGCTGAGCAAGAGGAGATCGCACAGCACGTACCTAATGCACGCCTCGAGCGAATCGAGAGTCCTGAGGGTCACGATGCATTTTTGTTGCAGTTTGAGCAGGTCAACAACTATGTTCTCTCATTTTTCAAGGAGGTCTTGCCTGATATCATGTTTAAGGATGGCGAAGCACCTGAGGAGGCCAGTGTTGGACAAATCACCAAGTCGAGCACAtttggagaagctgaagttgaggatATTACTGCTTGGTAG
- a CDS encoding cell wall integrity and stress response component: protein MPCLNTHVISPRESGDTEDETSATSTAEDESTTSSSRTSVVQTVTAGGTIRTVTVAAPTETGGTTASENTNGSTTEKSGLGTGQVVGIVVGVIAAVIGAAALALFLWFRRKKQQNEQEAYQDDPSVRDSSSGIARPDMSMAGSPIASAAAGSRNSTLQVDPRMDPFKQGLYVRSASHESINTLRDDHDYSRRIQAPKVLRATNPDPTPEP from the exons ATGCCTTGTCTCAACACGCATGTTATCTCGCCTCGGGAATCTGGTGAT ACCGAAGATGAAACCTCAGCTACGAGCACAGCCGAGGACGAGTCAACTACATCTAGTTCGCGCACTTCGGTTGTTCAGACTGTCACTGCTGGCGGTACTATCAGGACCGTCACTGTGGCAGCGCCGACGGAGACTGGTGGAACAACCGCAAGCGAAAACACCAATGGCTCAACTACCGAGAAGAGTGGACTTGGCACTGGCCAGGTTGTCGGCATCGTGGTAGGCGTGATTGCAGCCGTCATAGGTGCTGCTGCCCTCGCCCTATTCCTGTGGTTCCGCCGAAAGAAGCAACAGAACGAACAAGAAGCCTATCAGGACGACCCCAGTGTTCGAGATAGCTCCTCGGGCATTGCACGACCTGATATGAGCATGGCTGGATCACCTATTGCATCAGCCGCGGCAGGAAGCCGTAACAGCACCTTGCAAGTCGATCCTCGAATGGATCCATTTAAGCAAGGATTGTACGTTCGAAGCGCAAGTCATGAGAGTATCAACACATTGCGAGATGACCACGACTATTCGAGGAGGATTCAGGCACCCAAGGTGCTCCGTGCAACAAATCCCGATCCAACGCCCGAACCTTGA
- a CDS encoding hypothetical protein (At least one base has a quality score < 10): MTPTTTRSCRPAQTMPKMTISTTLLLLCASTLLLASPAAAQTFPYVPTEILMPDPTCVDGSVPCSASNLAYIFRQTASGNVEFRALDFSKNIDADEDSLERASNDTVLPFLDGSSKSTAFGAARTANGSVLVYAGDCESGSGDVWSFDYSNDEGEWSRRGLKNGGDTRRAPYFLGGTVAFSSSLAPDMDQPTLYTYGGMCETPESGSEATNWQSNANYTKSMLRLAPHDSDAFTSYEMSVASSGGPKTPIAGFTLTGLTPSMTNKSGIVTQQMSYVLLGGHTKTAFINMSTVAVWNLPAESWSYVNIQPPNVDMPKSDLAVKDTSSQNRRRSTNTADNVYSRSGHTATLSEDGSSIIVIGGWVGDVNTPAEPQLAILEMSEIYSGWQWKIPDKQPDFNGIYGHGAAVLPGNMLMVYGGWESSGSSSRKVKRQASSGTLRFYNITSGSWGSQYTNPASSLSDDDNDAPKDDNKGSNSKRLGLGLGLGFGIAALIGIIIGALCWYKRRKRHISKREEAVRALSQDPNYYNNEYPEMMENDPWGLDSAPWYGTGESPYAAGERSLGYESMRGARSGLPGLHIPHKSMARPSRGGYIPTGPRPTSFPGPIHPIYEDDEEEPYHNRGLYDHVPTPTSEVPSDPFQTPVAGVGPNNIPHPICLTPGGGNRASATPSPESPRHDPEVQDWVTEVDAAEGLLARMNSRRSQHQNVQNLDSAEGLLARMNSRRSQNQGSVGHSQGRSSPTRHNSTRSVALRDDESRSGSNLSESARSAAESIKAKARQLNPLAPAFLAAGAEHPKPGSSSSSSYNTARSSFGVLQAEGPSLLMGDRAPRYDDDEPSSPSKSKPRRGWLGSLRRVFSGASTPTSSREDMSGVRRSFDQEPVTGDYEPGLVGLRGELLRRKKGRQDWEGVEGDSHGAMMSGGAGPEPGAESDWDIEKAVEQRLVQVMFTVPRERLRVVNGNEEGSDREDEVPMKPHKAEFVDPDNESQTSGGVSIREKRDEREFGHAGIRPVVEPKRDDEINEKQPLVQDDQEQLNERRRLEEERQRLMDEKRTEEQRLAEEKSRQAQQKDKESTKREQPQPTSQEQQQLPPENLEHPKPPHLQPPQPLFQRSSRDSSPSSSRSPSPLPSPGHPSHSRRHTRGNSNNSVGGFLHPDLAPLEPRFSHETDRSSGVLLEAQAVPLTRERARTRVLAMVDSFESLSRENSPSPTRFQ; encoded by the coding sequence ATGACTCCAACGACCACCCGCAGCTGTCGGCCTGCGCAAACAATGCCCAAAATGACAATCTCTACcactctcctcctcctctgcgCGAGCACACTTCTTCTCGCCTCTCCCGCTGCCGCGCAAACTTTCCCATACGTTCCCACAGAGATTCTCATGCCCGATCCAACATGTGTCGACGGTAGCGTTCCATGTAGTGCTTCGAATCTAGCATACATCTTCCGACAAACAGCTTCAGGCAATGTCGAATTTCGAGCCCTCGACTTTTCTAAGAATATCGATGCGGACGAGGACAGCCTTGAGCGCGCAAGCAATGATACTGTCTTACCTTTTCTCGACGGTAGTTCCAAGAGCACTGCCTTTGGTGCTGCGAGAACAGCGAATGGCTCTGTACTCGTTTATGCAGGTGACTGCGAATCTGGCAGCGGCGATGTCTGGAGCTTCGACTATAGCAACGATGAAGGCGAGTGGTCTCGTCGGGGTCTCAAAAACGGCGGCGATACCCGTCGTGCACCGTATTTCCTCGGAGGCACTGTTGCCTTTTCCTCCAGCCTCGCTCCTGATATGGACCAGCCAACTCTTTATACTTATGGAGGAATGTGCGAGACACCCGAGTCTGGAAGTGAAGCGACGAACTGGCAAAGTAATGCCAACTACACCAAATCGATGCTGAGACTCGCACCTCACGATAGCGATGCTTTTACCTCGTATGAGATGAGCGTCGCTTCCAGTGGTGGACCAAAAACACCCATTGCAGGCTTTACTCTAACTGGTCTCACGCCCTCGATGACCAATAAATCTGGCATTGTGACGCAGCAGATGAGTTATGTACTTCTTGGTGGACATACCAAGACAGCCTTTATCAACATGAGCACAGTCGCTGTATGGAATCTTCCCGCTGAGTCGTGGAGTTATGTCAACATTCAACCTCCAAACGTTGATATGCCAAAGTCAGATCTTGCTGTGAAGGATACGAGCTCTCAGAATCGTCGCAGGAGCACAAACACTGCGGATAATGTCTACAGCCGTTCTGGGCATACTGCGACGCTCAGCGAGGATGGAAGCTCTATCATTGTTATAGGAGGATGGGTTGGCGATGTTAATACTCCTGCTGAACCACAACTTGCGATCCTCGAGATGAGCGAGATCTACAGCGGGTGGCAGTGGAAGATCCCTGACAAACAACCTGATTTCAATGGAATCTACGGCCATGGCGCTGCAGTGTTGCCAGGAAATATGCTCATGGTCTACGGCGGGTGGGAGTCTTCGGGCTCTTCCTCACGGAAAGTCAAGCGTCAAGCCTCGTCTGGAACACTTCGCTTCTACAATATCACGTCAGGTTCATGGGGATCCCAATACACAAACCCCGCCTCTAGCTTATCGGATGATGATAACGACGCGCCCAAGGATGATAACAAAGGATCAAACTCAAAGCGCCTCGGCCTCGGTCTCGGTCTAGGCTTTGGTATCGCTGCCCTGATCGGCATCATCATTGGTGCTCTGTGTTGGTACAAGAGACGCAAACGGCATATCAGcaagcgagaagaagctgtcagGGCGCTGTCTCAAGATCCCAACTACTATAACAACGAATACCCCGAGATGATGGAAAATGATCCTTGGGGGCTCGATAGTGCCCCTTGGTATGGCACTGGCGAGAGCCCTTATGCCGCTGGTGAGCGATCCCTAGGCTACGAGTCTATGAGAGGCGCTCGAAGTGGTCTCCCCGGACTTCACATTCCACACAAATCTATGGCAAGGCCGTCACGAGGAGGCTATATACCTACAGGACCACGGCCTACAAGTTTCCCGGGTCCAATTCATCCGATCTatgaggacgatgaagaggaacCCTATCACAATCGAGGCCTTTATGATCACGTCCCGACACCTACATCAGAAGTTCCTTCAGATCCTTTCCAGACTCCAGTCGCAGGCGTGGGTCCGAATAATATTCCTCACCCCATTTGCCTGACTCCTGGAGGTGGTAACAGAGCCTCAGCAACACCTAGCCCTGAGAGCCCGCGACATGATCCTGAGGTTCAAGATTGGGTCACTGAAGTTGATGCTGCGGAAGGACTACTTGCACGCATGAATAGTCGACGAAGCCAACACCAGAATGTACAGAACCTCGATAGCGCCGAAGGCTTGCTTGCGCGCATGAATAGCCGTCGAAGCCAGAACCAAGGAAGCGTGGGCCACAGCCAGGGTCGTTCTTCACCAACGCGGCATAACTCGACCCGTTCAGTTGCTCTGCGAGATGATGAATCACGAAGCGGATCTAACTTGTCCGAGTCAGCACGGAGCGCAGCAGAAAGCATCAAGGCTAAAGCACGTCAACTCAACCCTCTCGCTCCAGCATTCCTAGCCGCCGGTGCCGAGCACCCTAAGCCAGGCAGTTCGTCGTCTAGTAGTTACAACACAGCCCGCTCGTCATTTGGTGTTCTTCAAGCAGAGGGTCCTTCGTTACTTATGGGAGACCGAGCTCCTCGCtacgatgatgatgagcccTCGTCGCCGTCCAAGTCAAAGCCACGTAGGGGATGGCTGGGCTCTCTTCGGCGAGTGTTTTCAGGGGCTAGTACCCCAACATCATCCCGCGAAGATATGTCTGGCGTGCGGCGTTCGTTTGACCAAGAGCCCGTGACTGGTGATTACGAGCCCGGTCTGGTAGGTCTACGCGGCGAGCTTCTTAGAAGGAAGAAAGGTCGACAGGACTGGGAAGGTGTTGAAGGCGATTCGCATGGTGCTATGATGTCTGGTGGAGCCGGACCCGAGCCTGGAGCTGAGTCTGACTGGgatattgagaaggctgttgagcagCGATTGGTGCAGGTCATGTTCACTGTCCCTCGAGAACGTTTAAGAGTTGTTAATGGCAACGAGGAGGGAAGCGATCGAGAAGACGAGGTGCCGATGAAGCCACACAAGGCTGAGTTTGTTGATCCAGATAACGAGAGTCAGACATCAGGGGGTGTCAGTATTCGTGAGAAGCGGGATGAACGTGAATTTGGACATGCTGGCATTCGACCAGTGGTGGAACCAAAGAGGGACGACGAGATTAATGAAAAGCAACCGCTTGTTCAGGATGATCAAGAACAGCTAAATGAGAGGCGGCgtcttgaggaagagagaCAGCGGCTGATGGATGAGAAACGTACTGAGGAACAACGTCTCGCAGAAGAGAAATCTCGACAAGCACAAcagaaggacaaggagtCTACGAAGAGAGAGCAACCACAACCTACATcacaagaacaacagcaacttCCTCCAGAAAATCTAGAACACCCGAAACcccctcatcttcagccacCTCAACCTCTCTTCCAGCGCAGCTCCCGGGATTCTTCGCCGTCGTCATCAcgttctccttctcctctaCCATCTCCTGGCCACCCCTCTCACTCAAGACGACACACACGAGGCAACTCAAACAACTCAGTCGGCGGCTTCCTCCACCCAGATCTGGCTCCACTAGAACCGCGCTTCTCACACGAAACAGATCGTTCCTCGGGTGTACTTCTCGAAGCTCAAGCAGTTCCCCTCACACGAGAACGAGCTCGAACACGCGTCTTGGCTATGGTCGATAGTTTCGAGAGTCTAAGTCGCGAGAACAGCCCGAGTCCCACACGGTTCCAGTAG
- a CDS encoding homoserine O-acetyltransferase has product MVICHALTGSADVGDWWGPLLGGPGRAFDTSRFFIVCMNSLGSPYGTASPVTAKDNDPSKGRYGPEFPLTTIRDDVNLHKLILDDLGVKQLAAVVGGSLGGMFVLEWAYFGKDYIRCIVPIATSSRHSAWGISWGEAQRQSIYADPKYDDGYYSFDDPPSTGLGAARMSALLTYRSRNSFESRFGRNIPDPSKVQTIGGRPRPSTPSEAHFHIHNDGHVVKRTSISRQNSTTDAASSAESPALPDSVADPQFHGPTNSSLTGGEMPQSHYFSAQSYLRYQGRKFVTRFDSNCYIAMTRKLDTHDVSRNRADTIADALAMIQQPTLVLGIESDGLFTFAEQEEIAQHVPNARLERIESPEGHDAFLLQFEQVNNYVLSFFKEVLPDIMFKDGEAPEEASVGQITKSSTFGEAEVEDITAW; this is encoded by the exons ATGGTAATCTGCCATGCTCTCACTGGAAGTGCCGATGTGGGCGACTGGTGGGGTCCTCTACTTGGAGGTCCTGGTCGAGCTTTTGACACTTCGAGATTCTTTATTGTTTGTATGAACAGTCTTGGCAGTCCTTATGGCACTGCAAGCCCAGTAACTGCCAAGGATAATGATCCAAGCAAAGGTCGATATGGACCCGAGTTCCCTCTCACCACAATTCGAGATGATGTCAA CCTTCACAAGCTCATCCTTGATGATCTAGGCGTGAAGCAacttgctgctgttgttggaggttCTCTTGGTGGCATGTTTGTGCTTGAGTGGGCATACTTTGGCAAGGACTATATCCGATGCATCGTCCCTATCGCGACCTCAAGCAGACACAGCGCCTGGGGTATCAGCTGGGGTGAGGCTCAACGACAGAGCATCTACGCCGACCCCAAGTACGACGATGGATATTATTCCTTCGATGACCCCCCTTCCACTGGTCTGGGTGCGGCTCGTATGTCTGCTCTGCTCACATATCGAAGTCGTAACTCTTTCGAGTCCAGATTTGGACGCAACATCCCTGACCCATCCAAGGTCCAAACCATTGGAGGTCGACCTCGCCCCTCAACTCCCTCAGAGGCACACTTCCATATTCACAACGATGGCCATGTTGTAAAGCGTACATCGATATCTCGTCAGAACAGCACAACTGATGCAGCCTCAAGTGCTGAGTCACCTGCTCTGCCCGACAGCGTGGCGGATCCCCAATTCCATGGACCTACCAATAGCAGTCTCACTGGAGGAGAGATGCCTCAGTCACACTATTTCTCTGCCCAGTCGTATCTACGATACCAGGGACGTAAGTTCGTTACGCGATTCGACAGCAACTGCTACATTGCCATGACTCGTAAGTTGGACACGCATGACGTGTCACGCAACCGAGCAGACACCATTGCAGATGCACTAGCTATGATCCAACAACCCACGCTTGTTTTGGGAATTGAGAGCGATGGCCTCTTCACTTTTGCTGAGCAAGAGGAGATCGCACAGCACGTACCTAATGCACGCCTCGAGCGAATCGAGAGTCCTGAGGGTCACGATGCATTTTTGTTGCAGTTTGAGCAGGTCAACAACTATGTTCTCTCATTTTTCAAGGAGGTCTTGCCTGATATCATGTTTAAGGATGGCGAAGCACCTGAGGAGGCCAGTGTTGGACAAATCACCAAGTCGAGCACAtttggagaagctgaagttgaggatATTACTGCTTGGTAG
- a CDS encoding homoserine O-acetyltransferase: protein MPAVTMAENTTLNGDSRQHYERTQSQPENPFSALIPEQQIAIVPEFTLESGVTLYNLPVAYTTRGKLNEEGNNAMVICHALTGSADVGDWWGPLLGGPGRAFDTSRFFIVCMNSLGSPYGTASPVTAKDNDPSKGRYGPEFPLTTIRDDVNLHKLILDDLGVKQLAAVVGGSLGGMFVLEWAYFGKDYIRCIVPIATSSRHSAWGISWGEAQRQSIYADPKYDDGYYSFDDPPSTGLGAARMSALLTYRSRNSFESRFGRNIPDPSKVQTIGGRPRPSTPSEAHFHIHNDGHVVKRTSISRQNSTTDAASSAESPALPDSVADPQFHGPTNSSLTGGEMPQSHYFSAQSYLRYQGRKFVTRFDSNCYIAMTRKLDTHDVSRNRADTIADALAMIQQPTLVLGIESDGLFTFAEQEEIAQHVPNARLERIESPEGHDAFLLQFEQVNNYVLSFFKEVLPDIMFKDGEAPEEASVGQITKSSTFGEAEVEDITAW, encoded by the exons ATGCCAGCTGTGACTATGGCTGAAAACACTACTCTAAACGGCGATTCTCGTCAACATTATG AAAGAACGCAATCACAGCCCGAGAACCCGTTCTCTGCCCTCATTCCTGAGCAGCAGATAGCGATTGTTCCAGAATTCACTCTCGAGTCCGGAGTTACACTCTATAACCTACCGGTTGCTTATACAACTCGCGGCAAACTCAATGAAGAGGGCAATAATGCCATGGTAATCTGCCATGCTCTCACTGGAAGTGCCGATGTGGGCGACTGGTGGGGTCCTCTACTTGGAGGTCCTGGTCGAGCTTTTGACACTTCGAGATTCTTTATTGTTTGTATGAACAGTCTTGGCAGTCCTTATGGCACTGCAAGCCCAGTAACTGCCAAGGATAATGATCCAAGCAAAGGTCGATATGGACCCGAGTTCCCTCTCACCACAATTCGAGATGATGTCAA CCTTCACAAGCTCATCCTTGATGATCTAGGCGTGAAGCAacttgctgctgttgttggaggttCTCTTGGTGGCATGTTTGTGCTTGAGTGGGCATACTTTGGCAAGGACTATATCCGATGCATCGTCCCTATCGCGACCTCAAGCAGACACAGCGCCTGGGGTATCAGCTGGGGTGAGGCTCAACGACAGAGCATCTACGCCGACCCCAAGTACGACGATGGATATTATTCCTTCGATGACCCCCCTTCCACTGGTCTGGGTGCGGCTCGTATGTCTGCTCTGCTCACATATCGAAGTCGTAACTCTTTCGAGTCCAGATTTGGACGCAACATCCCTGACCCATCCAAGGTCCAAACCATTGGAGGTCGACCTCGCCCCTCAACTCCCTCAGAGGCACACTTCCATATTCACAACGATGGCCATGTTGTAAAGCGTACATCGATATCTCGTCAGAACAGCACAACTGATGCAGCCTCAAGTGCTGAGTCACCTGCTCTGCCCGACAGCGTGGCGGATCCCCAATTCCATGGACCTACCAATAGCAGTCTCACTGGAGGAGAGATGCCTCAGTCACACTATTTCTCTGCCCAGTCGTATCTACGATACCAGGGACGTAAGTTCGTTACGCGATTCGACAGCAACTGCTACATTGCCATGACTCGTAAGTTGGACACGCATGACGTGTCACGCAACCGAGCAGACACCATTGCAGATGCACTAGCTATGATCCAACAACCCACGCTTGTTTTGGGAATTGAGAGCGATGGCCTCTTCACTTTTGCTGAGCAAGAGGAGATCGCACAGCACGTACCTAATGCACGCCTCGAGCGAATCGAGAGTCCTGAGGGTCACGATGCATTTTTGTTGCAGTTTGAGCAGGTCAACAACTATGTTCTCTCATTTTTCAAGGAGGTCTTGCCTGATATCATGTTTAAGGATGGCGAAGCACCTGAGGAGGCCAGTGTTGGACAAATCACCAAGTCGAGCACAtttggagaagctgaagttgaggatATTACTGCTTGGTAG